In Amaranthus tricolor cultivar Red isolate AtriRed21 chromosome 5, ASM2621246v1, whole genome shotgun sequence, a genomic segment contains:
- the LOC130813394 gene encoding uncharacterized protein LOC130813394 gives MAPFVALYGRRCRSPRHQEEFNVGDGLLLRVSPKRGVVRFGARGKLSPRFISPHEILERVDKMDYRLALPDSLEKVHDLFHVSQLKTYFATTSHVLDPEPLELHTNLSSAEQPVRI, from the exons ATGGCTCCATTTGtggctttgtatgggcgtcgttgCCGAAGCCCG CGTCATCAAGAAGAGTTTAACGTGGGGGATGGGTTGTTGCTACGAGTATCGCCGAAGCGTGGAGttgttcgttttggtgctcgtgggaagttgaGCCCTAGGTTTATTAGTCCTCATGAGATTTTGGAACGAGTGGATAAGATGGACTATCGGTTAGCTCTTCCCGATTCCTTGGAAAAAGTTCATGATTTATTTCACGTATCtcaattaaaaacatattttgcAACGACCTCTCATGTTTTAGACCCCGAACCCTTGGAGTTACATACAAACTTGTCTTCTGCTGAACAACCCGTTCGAATTTAG